One window of Dehalobacterium formicoaceticum genomic DNA carries:
- a CDS encoding heavy metal translocating P-type ATPase — MVKEFILEGLNCANCGAKIEQGVSRLPGVTNATVNFLNKTLILETEETANFPELIRNTEGIVKKYEPEVNVIEKKEVKIKDDGDQNEEENQKKRLISLGLGGGLFTLAFLPFWSPGIEFALFLLSYLIVGGEVLMRAGKNILRGQVFDENFLMSIATLGAFAIREYPEGVAVMLFYQIGEYFQDRAVGQSRRSIKALLDIRPEYVNLSFNGVIKRVSPEEAAIGDMMIIKPGERVPLDGKVLEGQAMMDTSALTGESVPRRAKIGDDVLSGFINKDGLLTVQVAKVYGVSTIAKILDLVQNAGSKKAPTEKFITKFAHYYTPAVVLVAVLLAILPPLLIESATFSDWFYRALVFLVVSCPCALVISIPLGFFGGIGAASKKGILVKGGNYLEAINQIDTVVFDKTGTLTKGVFQVTGIHPAGSFTEEEVLEFAALAEFNSNHPIAQSVVQAYDQRLGNQLHQENITGFQEIAGHGVKVQYEGQEILAGNDKLMKQGRIDFQEWQEGGTVVYLAVSGKFAGTIVISDELKEDAKKTMQDLKQLGINKLVMLTGDNQETGQRVGRELSLDRVYAELLPADKVGILERIIQEKTSKKSVVFVGDGINDAPVLARADVGVAMGGLGSDAAIEAADIVLMTDEPAKLAEAVGIARKTRNVVWQNIIFALGVKLVVLVLGAGGLATLWEAVFADVGVAIIAVINAMRLLKS, encoded by the coding sequence ATGGTTAAAGAATTTATCTTGGAAGGGTTAAATTGTGCTAATTGCGGTGCCAAGATTGAGCAGGGGGTATCCCGGCTTCCCGGCGTTACCAATGCTACCGTCAATTTTCTTAATAAAACCTTGATATTGGAAACGGAAGAGACGGCAAACTTCCCTGAGTTAATTAGGAATACCGAAGGGATTGTGAAAAAATATGAACCTGAGGTTAACGTCATCGAAAAAAAAGAGGTAAAAATAAAAGATGATGGGGATCAAAATGAGGAAGAAAATCAGAAAAAGCGCCTCATCTCTTTAGGACTGGGGGGAGGACTTTTTACTTTGGCTTTTCTTCCCTTCTGGAGTCCCGGCATCGAGTTTGCTTTGTTTCTGTTAAGTTATCTTATTGTCGGCGGGGAAGTGCTGATGCGCGCCGGTAAGAATATCTTGCGGGGACAGGTCTTCGATGAGAATTTCCTGATGTCCATTGCCACCCTGGGTGCTTTTGCTATTAGGGAATACCCGGAAGGTGTGGCGGTGATGCTGTTTTATCAGATCGGGGAGTATTTTCAGGATCGGGCGGTGGGTCAATCGAGAAGATCCATTAAAGCCTTGCTCGATATCAGACCGGAGTATGTCAATTTGTCTTTCAACGGGGTAATTAAGAGAGTATCTCCGGAAGAAGCGGCCATTGGGGATATGATGATCATCAAGCCCGGGGAAAGAGTGCCATTAGACGGAAAAGTACTGGAAGGCCAGGCCATGATGGATACATCGGCCTTAACAGGTGAATCAGTTCCCCGCAGGGCAAAAATCGGGGACGATGTCCTCAGCGGCTTCATCAATAAAGACGGGTTATTAACGGTGCAGGTGGCGAAGGTATACGGGGTATCAACCATCGCCAAAATTCTTGATCTGGTGCAGAATGCGGGAAGTAAAAAAGCACCGACAGAGAAATTTATCACGAAATTTGCCCATTATTATACACCGGCGGTGGTGCTGGTGGCAGTGCTGCTTGCAATACTACCACCTTTACTCATTGAAAGCGCCACGTTTTCGGATTGGTTTTACCGGGCTTTGGTATTCCTGGTGGTATCTTGTCCCTGTGCTTTAGTGATTTCCATCCCTTTGGGGTTCTTTGGCGGGATTGGAGCCGCCTCCAAAAAAGGCATCCTGGTTAAAGGCGGCAATTACCTGGAGGCGATCAATCAAATTGATACCGTGGTTTTTGATAAAACCGGCACTTTGACGAAAGGGGTCTTTCAGGTAACGGGCATTCACCCGGCAGGGTCCTTTACAGAGGAAGAGGTTTTAGAGTTTGCTGCCCTGGCTGAATTCAATTCCAATCACCCAATCGCTCAATCTGTGGTGCAAGCTTATGATCAAAGGTTGGGAAACCAGCTTCATCAAGAAAACATTACCGGTTTTCAGGAAATTGCCGGACATGGGGTCAAGGTACAGTATGAAGGACAAGAGATTTTAGCGGGCAATGATAAATTAATGAAGCAAGGAAGGATCGATTTTCAGGAATGGCAAGAGGGGGGCACAGTGGTTTACTTGGCTGTATCTGGGAAATTTGCCGGTACCATTGTCATATCTGATGAGTTAAAAGAAGATGCCAAAAAAACTATGCAGGATTTAAAACAATTGGGCATTAACAAGCTGGTAATGTTAACAGGGGATAATCAGGAAACGGGCCAAAGAGTAGGCCGAGAATTGTCATTGGACAGAGTATATGCCGAGCTTCTGCCGGCAGATAAGGTGGGGATTCTGGAGAGAATCATCCAGGAAAAAACAAGCAAAAAAAGTGTGGTTTTTGTCGGGGATGGCATAAATGACGCTCCCGTTCTGGCCAGAGCCGATGTAGGTGTTGCCATGGGAGGACTGGGGTCTGATGCAGCCATTGAGGCGGCGGATATTGTCTTAATGACGGATGAACCGGCTAAACTGGCGGAAGCAGTGGGGATAGCCAGAAAAACGAGAAACGTGGTTTGGCAGAACATTATTTTTGCCCTTGGTGTGAAGCTGGTGGTGCTTGTTCTGGGCGCAGGAGGACTGGCCACCTTATGGGAAGCGGTCTTTGCCGATGTGGGAGTCGCTATAATTGCCGTGATCAATGCCATGCGCCTTCTAAAAAGTTAA
- a CDS encoding DUF5665 domain-containing protein gives MDNRGQLEKKLDQLAMYMEKMKLAQYIDLLHNPRRLIWVNLIAGIARGFGIAIGFTLLGAIAFLILQRLVGLNLPLVGDFIAELMNYVQESKGLRP, from the coding sequence ATGGATAACAGAGGTCAATTAGAGAAAAAACTGGATCAACTGGCCATGTACATGGAAAAAATGAAACTGGCACAATACATAGACCTGTTGCATAATCCCAGGAGATTAATTTGGGTCAATTTAATCGCAGGTATAGCCAGAGGATTTGGCATTGCCATCGGTTTTACGTTATTAGGCGCCATTGCTTTTTTGATTTTGCAGCGTTTGGTAGGTTTGAATCTGCCCCTAGTCGGAGATTTCATCGCAGAATTAATGAATTATGTCCAGGAAAGCAAAGGGTTAAGGCCTTAG